A window from Enterocloster bolteae encodes these proteins:
- a CDS encoding RNA polymerase sigma factor yields MGAGLVLEGGRWMTQEEMIEALGDGDMEAFHLFYQDTARPVYSFILSLTRNPEEAEDVMQDTYLTVWTKAGSYVPQGKPLAWVFTIARNLCYMRFREQKMKADVALEDLAEKEEGEYCAPLEQAADRKVLLDALGRISREERQIVLLHAAAGMKHREVAEALQMPLATVLSKYNRSMKKLQELLRCSG; encoded by the coding sequence ATGGGCGCCGGGCTGGTCCTGGAAGGGGGACGCTGGATGACACAGGAAGAGATGATAGAGGCCCTGGGAGATGGGGATATGGAGGCGTTCCACCTCTTTTACCAGGACACGGCCAGGCCTGTGTACAGCTTTATCCTGTCCCTGACCAGGAATCCGGAGGAGGCCGAGGATGTGATGCAGGACACCTATCTGACCGTGTGGACCAAGGCAGGGTCCTATGTCCCCCAGGGCAAGCCTCTGGCCTGGGTATTCACCATAGCCAGGAATCTTTGCTATATGCGCTTCAGGGAGCAGAAGATGAAGGCAGACGTGGCTCTGGAGGACCTGGCTGAGAAAGAGGAGGGGGAGTACTGCGCTCCCCTGGAACAGGCTGCGGACCGTAAGGTGCTGCTTGACGCCCTGGGCCGAATCAGCCGTGAGGAGCGGCAGATTGTACTTCTTCACGCAGCCGCAGGCATGAAGCACCGGGAAGTGGCGGAGGCGCTCCAGATGCCATTAGCTACGGTACTGTCAAAGTATAACCGATCCATGAAAAAGCTTCAGGAGCTGCTCAGATGTTCCGGGTAA